Within the Apostichopus japonicus isolate 1M-3 chromosome 6, ASM3797524v1, whole genome shotgun sequence genome, the region ACAAGCTAGCTGGAGTACAACATGTATGCAGTACTATACTGTGCATATGGGTATACCGCATGCTTCCTTTATGTTGCTGCAAAGTATGTGCTGTATACCCTGGGCTTACCCTTTTGTCTCCGGAAAAATAATCGGAAACGATTACGGAAATCATTTTTCACTACCAGAGGCTTCCCCCAACCCAACATGATTAATAATGTGTCAAACACCACATAAAATGTCTATAACtctacactacagtacagttcTAATCAAGAGTTGTTGACTCCGTAAGACTTGTCACAGAGAGGAAGCCTTTAGCCTCAGGCCGATAGACTAGGCCTGTGTAGCCTATCGTTACGGTACTTACCTACAAGGCTAAATCGATACATTTAGTATTACAGCACTTACATACGGCTCTCGTGAGATTATAAAAATCCAAATGCTTACATTTGGGCAACCGAAAAATCCTACGgacaaccaaatatgaaggcaaGGTTGTCCGAAGGCCAACCttaattttcttaaaaatgagCCCTGAAAAGGGCAACGCAACCAGCACAAATTGCTACACCAACGCCATGTTCTTCCCGTTGGAGCACCTGACGAATAGATAACTTGCAAACCTTAAtttcaagaacaaacatttatgcTACGAAATAAATCTTCAAAAAGCTATCTGATCAATGTATTCTGTGCAGTGTGGAACTTTACCCTATCTTTTATAGATGCTCACAGATTCTGGCACTGGGaattttttgtgaaatttacgCAAAGAATTCTCTGCAAGGAATTTGGGAAATAAATGAAAGCTCACCTAAATTAAGATACTGTTTATGTCTGGCTTGTAGAAGGATCTTCACTCTGTCCAAAGGGGCTATGGTTGATTTAGCACAGCAACCAGCGACACCTTCatgcaaacaaaataaaattaagtgTTTCATTGATCGTTAAATTTGATCTACCAATAAAAAAACAGTTAATTGtgctgtgagttttcgtttaaagacctgaacgtttaaacggccgatttttcgttcgtttaaacgttcgcgaaAATCACGAGAAAACGCCAAGCACGCgtagcgtgcgagcataaaggcgtggggtccaggggaccgccctagggccctggtggggcgaagaccccggaaagggaaaaggaaaaggaaatttttgcgtgtctggcgataaaaaaattcgcagttgaggatgcaaaatactgacaacttttttaatttaaattgtcacgaagctgatgaaaaattttaaatgacaagttagagtagctatattatgttataaaatgaaaagagatttaatctgtcttacaatctttaaaaagtttaacttacagaacctccgatattatgaaacaaaaatcgttccgcaaagccccgtttctagactgcctaacaatgaatagcgcgcaCTAAACGTACAACAGTtaacaactgcagtacggttaACTACattagtatactgtacatatgctcagaattttcccaggtaccttgccaaacaactgtgcgctcatcccctgtctaacaccggtttgttaacatttttggcacgtttccaagaaacgtttcatggagtatgccctatgatacacgaggcacagttcataCCATACAGTGAacacgcagcacaagatatcaagctatggccatctttatgaaagtaaaccttgtaataaaatatgttttaggccacaaagcatgattaactaatgcttaacattatttccatgttcttgtagaaaacgtcaagttcgcaaaatacaattagttgtgtttttgtagttacgtgagatccgtaaccgacgaggtggttaggctatttgctatacacttaactatggtaggacattattttttccgtatttttggaaattctagaaaatactttcttttccccccgcttaacaccagatgtggtcttacggtttattcataaatgggtgtactagagccttgtttacatgacattagttgcatttagcacgatatgctaGTTTcacgtgaatttttcgaaagtggtttgctggatctttcgtaaaatttgaaaggtgtaccaacttactttttgtACACaatggtaatttctctactgattttcagagtttttttacgatctccaatcgatacattcctttgatcatgtatttgaacaactattaccaagtcgagtatGCGACCGGTATTGTCTGGTGGGAGAGATcaacgtgatggacagggattgtaatcatttcgatcgaacatgcattgactggattatctgcgccgccgctgtcggctcgatataaagtacacttgtgccgcaaatcaggaagttttcacaaaaggataacagcgttcaagtttaagccggatacatcggggggggggacaaaagtaggattacgttcgcggtttatgattcgactgatcgtaagttgtgttgttattacgcgtagtagacaaaataaacacgggaattgatacgcgatttttgccaataatttaattttcagttgatatcatagtttcgtttaaacgttaatcaggttttattaaacgtttaaacgatgtttcgttGGTTACacgtgtaaacggcacagccctatatacaatatacagaGCAGACACAGTAATATCACTAGGTACATTTGAGTATAAACTTCTACAGAACACTGGTAATGCCAACTTAAGGCTCAAAATTCTGAAAttcaataaatatatcatacaaagaatgttaatgaaaaacataaactTGTGGTCCAAACTCACaacaacataatttgttttgctgctgggaataaaaataaaaacgtaACTGTATCTTACTATTTCAGAATTTTCAAGCAAGCTGTGTACTTACAGTAACACTACAAACTAGCATTAATGTAGCTATTTTGCTGGATTAGTTCTTAAGTAGCATTAAGTTTAAAGTCgcttaggcctaggccataCGGTAAAACTAGGCCGAAGTACGAACTTGTCAATCATCTGCTAACTGCAATACCAGGCGGTGTCCCACTTTTCAACCAAAGAATATGCTAACCCGGCTTAATGATGCAAGTTACTTTAACTATACcaaggcctaagttaggcctagtgGTGACAATTATTGTACATAGTACTAGGCCTAACTTAGcttgtactaggcctagtagtagttgTAAGCTACATGAAATTTGTTGACTGTTAGTGACTGTTAGTGTTACTCACCCCCTGCTAACAAATTTTTGGCATAAAATACCCATTCTTTCTCGtttgaaatcattttttctAAAATTTTCATGAATCCATTTCAGAGACGTTTATAAGACAGAACTTTGCGAATCTCTTTTGCTGTAGGGGAGACGAGGGATCCGCTGGACTTTATTGGGAATCAGTACCGACCGGCCATGGCCACTCGATTACGGAGTATTCGCTATGGGAAGCCAGCTGATAACATAACGTCACTCGAACTGTTCTGACTACAATGGCAGGAAATTCCTTATCTTGCTTTCATCACGAGATCCGATGAGGGGAGACAATGGCATGGTTGGGATGAGGAATGTGGATGGGAACGGGACCGTGAATAGGAACGAGACCGTGCATAGGAACGGGACCCGTGGATGGGAACAGGGACCGTGGGTGGGAACAGGACCGTGGATGGGAAAGGGAACATGGACTGGAACACTGGCATGGATGGGAATGGGGACATGGAGACATGAACAGGGACGTGGATGGGAACTGGACCGTGGATGGGGACATGGACTGGAACACATGCATGGATAGGAATGGGGACATGGATGGGAATGGGGACATGGATGGGAATGGGGACATGGATGGGAATGGAGACATGGATGGGAATGGAGACATGGATTGGAACAGGGACGTGGATGGGAACTGGACCGTGGATGGGAATGGGAACATGGACTGGAACACTGGCATGGATGGGAAGTGGGACATTGATGGGAATGGAGACATGGATTGGAACAGGGACGTGGATGGGAACTGGACCGTGGATGGGAATGGGGACATGGACTGGAACACTGATATGGATGGGAAGTGGGACATGGTTGGGAATGGAGACATGGATTGGAACAGGGACGTGGATGGGAACATGGACTGGAACGTGGATGAGAACTGGACCATGGATGGGAGTGGGGACAAGGATGGAAGGGGGTGGGAAAGGCGGGAGACTGCGATGGTTTTTGCCAAGGGACTTCCAATTTCAAGAACGAGGCATCCATTCTTTCAAATTGTCACGACTTGAAAGAATCTATTTACTGTATTAAGGTAATAACATAACAATTCCATCAGGGTTATTGAAGGAACATAGCCACCATTTTCGTCTTTAGACATTAGACCATGAGCATGCAAACTATGGATTATTCCAGATGTAGGTAAATTTATCTACAGTTTTTGAGGCTTCCTGATTtccatagtccaagctagctttCATGCATTTTGAGTTTAAAGGGTAGGGTCTGGTGGATCCTGGCTCAGTCCTCATAGACGCTGCTGGGTCGCAGGATTAACATATCATGGCTGAGGGGGACATGGTGCACAAAGACATTCAAGGAACTGGAAGTATATACATGGTAGGGGGAGGAGAAACATTAACCACATTGTTCATGCATATTTCATGCAATTGTACAACAAACTTTCCTTGAGGATGTTActgcaataatgaaaatattcttgACACAGGTGTAAATGAAGTCAGAGCAAAATGTATTTACAATTCtatatatcaaacaaatattacaacaacTAAAACTTGAGAGGATTATTGTTTTTCTGCCTTCAGGGATGGATATTTTAACTGGAAGAAACTGGATCAAGCAAACTATGGTTAGAGCATCCTGAGATTTCCATTATCTCACTGGACTAGTGATGTGTCAGGAGTGGACCATCTCTTTCTCGTCGAGTTCTGAATGTTTGAACAATCTCGCCTCAACACTGAATCTGTATTGCCCTTAAATATGGTAGAGAGTATGCTCACTTATAGTCAGACTTTTAGCACTCTGTACATTGCTACTCTTTAAAAATGATTTTCCCTCTCTGAAACAAAGGAGTACAAGAGTAACAGACCCTCTTCATTTCACCCTCCCCCAAACCAGTCCACAAGTTATTTGTacaaacattttgcaaaatcaGCCCATTAACATTTTGGAGAAGAAACATATGACATATGTCTTAATCTTCAATTGATTTTTCATTGACAGAAATAACCAATTAATGACCGTATAAATGTTAGCTTGTGTAAAACCTCAAACATTTGTCTGTTTAAAGTATGAAAAATTTAAACTGcataaacaaaaattagaaTGTTTATTCACAAATTCAGAAGACAAAACTTCACTTGAGATGTGCAGTCATGCCCTCCTCAGgtatttttacttattttattttatcttctcttatttatcttatttttaCTTATCTTCTTAACCATCTTTCAAATCCCACTTTGTTACTACAGCAGCAGGAATGATTTGCTACTTTTGTAAATCAAACCACTGAAGAAGTTGCAATGCTTGTCCAGTTCCTCCTCTTCATATACTCTCATCTCAGACTTAGCCGTTTTTCCAGTTCCGCAAGTTTATTATATTGACAGGTTTGAGTAGAAGATAGAGATCTGTTAGACGAGGTGGGACGATCATGTGGCATCACCCTCTGTCTCTTCCTTTGTTTCAGGAGCAGCTTCTGGTTCCTCAGTTGCTCCAGCTTCTCCTTCTGTTGTACCTTCTGTCTTTTCTGCTGCTGCTTGTTCTTCCTCCTGAGCAGGTGGCTGCTCCTCTGCATTTCCTGCAGGAGCATCTTCACCCTATGAAGAAAAGAATAGCATAAAaacattataacatttatgaTGGGAAGGACTTTCAAACATTTACTTTAAACGGAAGTACATTGGGACCAACAGAACTTGCAAACAATGGCTGACTGTCAGTACTTCCTTCATGACACTTTATAAGGTCCTGAGCAAGCAATTTCTGAAAGGCAATCAATTTCTTATCAAATTTTAGGTTCAATTATCAACTTCTTTCATTGAGTCTCACTAACATGATATCTAACCAAAAATAGTCAAATGGCAGTTGACTTGCTGCATTAACACATGGAGCTTGCTTATTCTTAAATTGACAGTGTGTCAACCTGACATTTGTTGACTTGTCAAGTTCTactaacaaaacattttgacaaaattctGAGAATGTTGAGATGTTTTATGATAACTTGACAACAAGTCCAAAACactatatttctttatttgtaaaGTTACATAACATGACACTTTCACAAAAAAGTATCAAATTGTCAAGATGTAGTGTTATACTAACATTACACTTAAGTCTACTACTCATTTGCCACTTCAGAACTGTtgtaacaatgaaaacaacaagTTTAATGCAAACTCTGTAAAACGATACTCTCATAGAACATATTTCTAAGACAGCATACATAACATTATACAGCTTTGTCACGTAAGTGGATGCAAAATTCCTGGTATTGATATGCTTCACTGTGTGCATTGGAGCACCTGTATCGCATATAAAGAGTAACTAAATTCCAGGTTTCTCGGCTCCTTATTGTTGGTATGTTTCACCGAGATATATGGGAATACCTGTGCTTACAAATTGTAAGGGCCGTTACGTCATATTAGATTCGTGGTTTTTTTAAAGTTGATGTTAGGGTGGGGTACAGGAAAGTTAGTTAGTTGCATTCCATCTGGTAACGATATCACGTCGGACAGAGAGGTAGTTTCTCCGTTATTGAGAACGGGAGTTAGCATATTCATAAAAAGGCAATGAGGTCTTAAATTGAGTTagtattatattgttaatgAGGACAATTTTGCGTATACTTGTTATTGAGAACAAGCCGCTACATACCGTATATTCTCGACGCAAGTGCAATTATTCGTTTGTGAGAAGCGGAGTTTGCTGTATAGTAAACCAGATTACGGGCAGGCGACCCCCAATAATCTGTGAGTATTCTAAGTATTAATGTAAAATTGGTATATTCTAGGACCACATTAAATGAGAGAGTGTCATCATTTCgtaaatttatttgtaagtAAACTGTATGATCCAAAGTGCTTGAATTGAAACGAAATTCTTAAAAGTGGTCGAATACCTAGTAGAAATGCTGAGACTAATACATGTAACGAGAGCTAGTTTCATTTTGTCGCATAATTGGTTTATTATTGAGATTGTATGGAATttatatttgattgattgatttatttgttgtatCACGTGAATATGTACAATGTGATAGGAAATCTTCTAAAAAAgcttcagatggcttaacaaagtagaggactccctgtaaagaaaagggaagagtaaactaaatatataagagCCTTAATTGTTTGAGGAACAAGGGCAGATCTTAAATTTGTCGCATAAAGAATTTATTGTGAAAATTTGTAAGATTATTTTTAGAAAGCAAAGGAAATGCTGTATCATGTTTACGTTAATGTGTCTCGTAAGGAGTGAGAGTTAAAATGTCCCTTATAAGTTGCGATAAATCAATCGTAGTTTTGCTTCCGGAAATTGACCGtatgtttaaaacaaatattaggaatggtttTGTTCCTCTGTTTGTCTAcagggttttatttttggtgacTCCAAAACTAACTGCCTGGGGTCACGGGGGTATTCTTCCGTGCCGAAAGATGTGGTCTGGTCCACACTTTTAAGACGCCGAATACAGGTATCCTACTTTGACACGTGCGAAAAGCTGAATGGTTTGACTCCGTCTATAGCGACTACCTTGTGGGCGGTGATCTTCTGAAGCCTGTCCTAAAGCGTACTATAGCAGTGTCAGTTAGCATAAAGGGGGTAGGATTCACTGGATAAGTATCCAAGGGGGTGTAGTTATTTTCATATGTGcatttcttttatgttttcttttaccAATAGTCATTGAAATATCTCGTGCCAATAAATCCATGAGAATTAAAAGCAGAGTGTTTGCGTGGTTTCTTGATTATCAATTGAGCGTTACTTTCTAGAAAGGGTCACTATGTGTCACTTGTGACAAGCTTTTTAGATTGTAAGTTGGCAATAGCTTTTCATAGTTATTCAAGCTAAGAAATTTACATTACCCCAACGTTGGGCATAAAATTCATTCTATTATTTTCTATGGGAACTGGACaacattactgtctgcattagGTGATATTAATTAGGTCAATGGATGAAGagcagttgggggggggggaggattatCTTCTTTTCTAGTTATGTTCACAAACCTCTGGTTGTTCAGCTACAACATTTCCTTCCTCATTGTTTCCTTGTGCTTCCTCTTCCGGCACTTCTTCACCTTCTGGTACAGTCTCTAAGTTTGGTGCTCCTGGTAGATTGCTACGATCTTTGCTTGAAACAGGAGCAAGATTAGATTCTTCTGGCTGTGGTTCTGGCTCAAGAGCCTGTTTCCAAGAGAGAAAAGAGCTAATGCCAAAATTTAAATAAGtagataaatcaatcaatcaatcaataatacaaggaattttatttcagcaacTATCCAGAAAAAGAATGCTTTTTATCTTACTTACATTCACAATGTACGGTATGAACATGTTTACTCTTTTGTGAGACAAAtatgaaaagacaaaaataccTTCTTTTGTTCTGCTTCTAGTTGGGCAATTTTTTCTGCTTCTTGCCTCATTTTCTCTTGAACTTCTTTCTCCTTTTCTGATTCTTCTTGTTCTTTGATCAACTGGGCTGCAAAGTCTGATTCCTGCAGTCAAAAGCAATTGGTTtggaaagaaagaataaaacaagaaCCAATGGGATCATCATTTTTAAAGGAGACTGGATGGTAATATAAACAAGACAAAgccttttttttgtatttttttattattttttttattattgtcatctttaatgagggttgtcctgctcagtgcagaagcactgctttccagaggagccctctcATTACATATTGATCTCAATTATAAATGTCAGAGAAACAAAACCTGGTTTTCCATGTTATACCTTTGTCACTGTATACACCAGAGTAGTATTCTCAAATTGTAAGTAAAATTGTCAAATATGATGATAATCAATGTTATCAAATAATTTTGATTTTGCCACAACCTCCAGGAAAGTTTGTTTCAAACTGGTAGCACTTCAAGATGATGAACCTTTGGCATTACAGGTGGTGTTTCTCTTTCAGCTGAGGACTAATGTACTACTCATATGTAATTGTAAGAAACTATGTAGGAAATAAAATATAGCACAATAGAAATTGTGACAAAATTTAGTGTATAGAAGCATCATTCTGTACTTATAGTAGGGTTGTTTGTAATgtcctgaaaaacctgaattCAAATTTACCATTTTGTAATAAGCTTCATTCTCCTTGAATTTGTAAAGCCATTGTGCAATGTACTCAATAGGATCAGCTGGCCTTTTCT harbors:
- the LOC139968950 gene encoding uncharacterized protein gives rise to the protein MTKMENSAGGMDTEYLKTHLGDCLSSALAEVIEKRPADPIEYIAQWLYKFKENEAYYKMESDFAAQLIKEQEESEKEKEVQEKMRQEAEKIAQLEAEQKKALEPEPQPEESNLAPVSSKDRSNLPGAPNLETVPEGEEVPEEEAQGNNEEGNVVAEQPEGEDAPAGNAEEQPPAQEEEQAAAEKTEGTTEGEAGATEEPEAAPETKEETEGDAT